The Lentisphaera araneosa HTCC2155 genome has a window encoding:
- a CDS encoding transposase, which produces MRPLLRLGLQLFEELQQRGALFTIRIRNKPKLTVIKEYEITEKDRKEGVISDQLVYLGDTDRELKPIRLVRTGAFNDKEILLVTSEAPEKLNAAIISTIYRQRWQIEVFFKWLKSILGCRKLLAESSNGVAIQMYSALIAAIMLFDLFGKKPTLRQMEMIQFFFLRYASVEELDDAIAQSKQN; this is translated from the coding sequence TTGCGACCGTTATTACGGCTTGGATTACAGTTATTTGAAGAGCTTCAACAACGTGGAGCACTTTTTACTATTCGCATTCGCAATAAACCCAAACTTACTGTGATCAAAGAGTATGAAATCACCGAAAAGGATCGCAAGGAAGGGGTAATCTCTGACCAGTTAGTCTACCTTGGGGACACTGATCGCGAACTCAAGCCAATAAGACTGGTAAGAACGGGCGCATTTAATGATAAAGAAATCCTTTTGGTAACCTCAGAAGCTCCTGAAAAACTGAATGCCGCTATTATCAGTACGATTTATCGTCAGCGCTGGCAAATTGAAGTGTTTTTTAAATGGCTTAAATCCATTTTAGGCTGTCGCAAACTACTCGCTGAATCTTCCAATGGTGTCGCAATACAAATGTATTCGGCGCTTATCGCCGCCATCATGCTGTTTGACTTGTTTGGCAAGAAACCAACTTTAAGACAAATGGAGATGATACAGTTCTTTTTCCTGCGCTATGCCTCAGTTGAAGAACTTGATGATGCAATTGCACAAAGTAAACAAAACTAA